One genomic segment of Oncorhynchus mykiss isolate Arlee chromosome 10, USDA_OmykA_1.1, whole genome shotgun sequence includes these proteins:
- the orai2 gene encoding protein orai-2 isoform X2: MSSELNVPMGSPAPGGFEQMPEGGGMDYRDWVRRSYLELVTSNHHSVQALSWRKLYLSRAKLKASSRTSALLSGFAMVAMVEVQLEIQYNYPQMLLIAFSVCTTVLVSVHLLALLISTCILPNVEAVSNIHNLNSVSESPHERMHHYIELAWGFSTALGILLFLAEVVLLCWIKFLPVDSSSANQVAVAAAELALSKLNCSGPALPPKPTPPPGHSGWQAALASTIIMVPVGVIFVVFTIHFYRSLVSHKTERHHQEIEELHKIKVLLDGCERGLQAV; the protein is encoded by the exons ATGAGCAGTGAGCTGAACGTGCCCATGGGCTCCCCAGCCCCGGGGGGCTTTGAGCAGATGccggagggtggagggatggactACAGGGACTGGGTGCGCCGCAGCTACCTGGAGCTGGTCACCTCCAACCACCACTCTGTGCAGGCACTGTCTTGGAGGAAGCTCTACTTGAGCCGGGCCAAACTGAAAGCCTCCAGCCGCACCTCTGCCTTGCTCTCTGGTTTCGCTATG GTGGCAATGGTGGAGGTCCAGTTGGAGATCCAGTACAACTACCCACAAATGCTCCTCATTGCCTTTAGCGTTTGTACTACGGTGCTGGTGTCTGTGCACCTGCTCGCCCTGCTCATCAGCACCTGCATCCTACCCAACGTGGAGGCAGTCAGCAATATCCACAACCTCAACTCAGTCAGCGAGTCACCCCATGAGCGCATGCACCACTACATCGAGCTGGCCTGGGGCTTCTCCACTGCCCTGGGCATCCTGCTTTTCCTGGCAGAGGTAGTGCTGCTCTGCTGGATCAAGTTCCTGCCCGTGGACTCTAGTTCCGCCAACCAGGTGGCGGTGGCTGCCGCAGAGCTGGCACTATCCAAGCTGAACTGTAGCGGCCCCGCCCTGCCACCCAAGCCCACCCCTCCGCCAGGGCACAGTGGCTGGCAGGCAGCCCTGGCCTCCACCATCATCATGGTGCCGGTGGGGGTTATCTTTGTGGTATTCACCATCCACTTCTACCGCTCGCTGGTGAGCCACAAGACAGAGCGCCACCACCAGGAGATTGAGGAACTGCACAAAATTAAGGTGCTGCTGGACGGGTGCGAGAGAGGCCTACAGGCAGTGTGA
- the orai2 gene encoding protein orai-2 isoform X1, translating into MKATHKTREDQPFAMSSELNVPMGSPAPGGFEQMPEGGGMDYRDWVRRSYLELVTSNHHSVQALSWRKLYLSRAKLKASSRTSALLSGFAMVAMVEVQLEIQYNYPQMLLIAFSVCTTVLVSVHLLALLISTCILPNVEAVSNIHNLNSVSESPHERMHHYIELAWGFSTALGILLFLAEVVLLCWIKFLPVDSSSANQVAVAAAELALSKLNCSGPALPPKPTPPPGHSGWQAALASTIIMVPVGVIFVVFTIHFYRSLVSHKTERHHQEIEELHKIKVLLDGCERGLQAV; encoded by the exons ATGAAAGCCACTCATAAAACAAGAGAAGACCAGCCAT TTGCCATGAGCAGTGAGCTGAACGTGCCCATGGGCTCCCCAGCCCCGGGGGGCTTTGAGCAGATGccggagggtggagggatggactACAGGGACTGGGTGCGCCGCAGCTACCTGGAGCTGGTCACCTCCAACCACCACTCTGTGCAGGCACTGTCTTGGAGGAAGCTCTACTTGAGCCGGGCCAAACTGAAAGCCTCCAGCCGCACCTCTGCCTTGCTCTCTGGTTTCGCTATG GTGGCAATGGTGGAGGTCCAGTTGGAGATCCAGTACAACTACCCACAAATGCTCCTCATTGCCTTTAGCGTTTGTACTACGGTGCTGGTGTCTGTGCACCTGCTCGCCCTGCTCATCAGCACCTGCATCCTACCCAACGTGGAGGCAGTCAGCAATATCCACAACCTCAACTCAGTCAGCGAGTCACCCCATGAGCGCATGCACCACTACATCGAGCTGGCCTGGGGCTTCTCCACTGCCCTGGGCATCCTGCTTTTCCTGGCAGAGGTAGTGCTGCTCTGCTGGATCAAGTTCCTGCCCGTGGACTCTAGTTCCGCCAACCAGGTGGCGGTGGCTGCCGCAGAGCTGGCACTATCCAAGCTGAACTGTAGCGGCCCCGCCCTGCCACCCAAGCCCACCCCTCCGCCAGGGCACAGTGGCTGGCAGGCAGCCCTGGCCTCCACCATCATCATGGTGCCGGTGGGGGTTATCTTTGTGGTATTCACCATCCACTTCTACCGCTCGCTGGTGAGCCACAAGACAGAGCGCCACCACCAGGAGATTGAGGAACTGCACAAAATTAAGGTGCTGCTGGACGGGTGCGAGAGAGGCCTACAGGCAGTGTGA